ATCCTACTTGTAACAATGAACCAAAGGCTTATTAATGATAAATATTCACATTCCAACACGTCAGGTAAATTTACAACACTTTTAAAGCAGTGTTAGTTGACATGCTGTTTGAAGGCGATATGACCAGTGTGGGACTAATGAGAAAGAAATAGTTGGAGAATACCAGAAGGGCATTTTGCATGGGTTCTTCAGTGTGCCTGACCTTAAATGATACTATGAGAGTGTGACTTTAATGTGGTCCGTGTTACATCATGTTGTCCTCAGCATTGAGGTCAAACGTTTGCatactaatgtgtgtgtgtgtgtgtgtgtgtgtgtgtgtgtgtgtgtgtgtgtagtattaGAGCATTGTGCAAAGCTCTCTTGGCTTCACCAAAACCGGCTCATCACATGGTTAATGTTGTTGAATGCCTTTCTTGTGTTTTTGAATGAATGAGTCGTATGTTTAAATTTTGACTCATTTCTGTTTTTACAAATTCAAGTATCTAATGTCTGTCTGAGATATTGTGTTGTTCAATCTGTGAATTTGGAAATGAAAACACTTGAGCACGCACGCTCTTCGCGGTGAGAGTTTTCAGAAATATTTAATCGGAGATATTTATGTGGAATTTAAAATGTTCTTTGGAAGGGTGTGGTTTTGTTGCCCAGCTGCACACTTAACTAAAGGACTGTCTTGACAGCATTTTATTTCCAACCTTGCTTTGTAATTGGTGGTCATGTGCACATAGGAGCGTCCATTCGTCTCGCTTTGAAAACTCTTCACACATCTGTTGCAgcgtgttggggggggggggggggggggctgatattTGTGTTACCGTGCTCGAGGTTCATTAAGGGAGTGGCAATATCGACGAGGCACTGTGTGGCATTAagatttgtctttgtcttttctctCCCCTCCAAACACTGTGGCAGAGCAACACATGATTTTGACAGAGAGGACTGACAGCATTGCCTAGCACCGGCCTCTGATCAGTCATCTACACCAGCAAACTGAAGCCTCACCCGCAGACCTGCACCTCATCACCAGCCACACAAGCATCTTCGTAACAAAACATCATCTGACTGTGAGTATGCTGAGCTGCTTCAGCTTTTTAAACTTATTTCTTCACATTATAATTAAACTACAAAAAGTTAAAAATCAATGAAAAGCATTGATGTTATGTATTAACAGTGTGAAACTGCTTCTGCATTAGATTTAAAATGAAAAGTATCTCATTTTTgctaaataaatacttactgtcATTTAGGATTTTGATTCTATTTGTGCCGGCATTTATTTCTGAGCACTgcacaaatactgtaaaaatgtaTTTCTCCATGTTTCAAATTAGCctcaaatatatatgtatatcccATAGTCAAGCTATATCTTCTGTGTTGCATGACATTTCATCATAAGTGTTTTTTGCAAGTACACTTTTTTTTATACATGGCCAACACTGTATAAAGTAATATCTATAAAATATGTAACATGCAAGTGTTTTCTTTTCAGTGAAGGGTTTTTTacgaaataatcattaaaataacATACTTTAAAAAACATTAGACTTAAACATCATTAAAAGCAAAAAGAAATACATTTCACAGCaatagtgaaaaataatgtgtataataatattaactcttactattTTTAAATTCCGTTtgaatttttatcctttttaactCCAAACTGGGAAGAAAAGCGCTGGAACTTATCTGAGCACTGATCAGCCGGGTCACATCTAAGTATATTCCAAGGATAGTTAGGAAGCGCCATCACAGTGAACACATGGCTAACAAAAGAGGCCTGTTGTCCTCTAAGCCCAGTGCACCATCTAATGGTGGATAGTAGAATCTCACAAATACACTGTGTCAGAGAAACTTGTGATAATTAGATGGGAACCATTTTAATCGTCCCTTTCTATGCATACAGATAGataaactttatttatacccagAAGGGAAATTCATTTTTCCATCAGCTCAAGAAAACAAAGATGGCAATGTGGAATTTTTTAAACAGTGATTCATAAAGTAAATTTAGCTcagattttgattttatttattctctttcaCATACTGTGAGATTAAATTGAGGGAAAATTTGTAGATTGACCTTATTTCTGTCTAATACATAGGGACTTTTTTTGTAATCAGTTCGGTAGATAGTTTTAGATTAAATATCAATGAATTGTAAATATTTCATTATTTGATTACACATCTGGTTTATTTGTGTCACCTCAAAATTTTTCATGGGCAATATCATGTCTGGGAAACACCATTTTTTATCTAGTGATATTAATACTGTATGATAATACTGATCAATATTAATGCAAATATAGGGTTTTAATGTACAAAATACAATAATATTACAAGTGAGTCCATTTAATCCACCGTTACGTTGCTTACAGGTGACATCAGTTGCAAGGGGATGACCGAGCGCATTCATAACATCAACCTTCACAACTTCAGCAATTCTGTACTTGAGACCCTCAATGAGCAGCGCAACCGTGGGCACTTCTGTGACGTGACAGTTCGGATCCATGGAAGTATGCTGCGAGCTCACCGGTGTGTGCTGGCTGCTGGAAGCCCCTTCTTTCAGGACAAGCTGCTTTTGGGCTACAGCGACATTGAGATCCCTTCTGTGGTCTCGGTGCAATCCATCCAAAAGCTGATTGACTTTATGTACAGTGGGATTCTGCGGGTTTCTCAGTCAGAGGCCCTGCAGATCCTTACTGCCGCCAGCATCCTACAGATCAAGACCGTCATTGATGAGTGTACACGCATCGTATCCCAGAATGTGGGCCTGGCTGGTCCAGGGGGGTTCCCTGGTATACCAGGAGACTCTGGTCAGGATACTCCTCGTGGCACACCAGAATCAGGCACCTCCGGGCCCAGCAGCGACGCAGAGTCAGGTTATATGCAACCAACAACACAGCAAAGTGTGGAGCGTACATACACATCACTGTATACTTACCCTGGCCTCTCTCTGCCGAACGGCACCCGCGAGCGCCCCCTTTACATTAGCCCTCTGTCGACTAATTACGATCCAGCTCTTAGCACTCAGAAGGACCAGCAATCTCAAGACCCTCCCTGGATAAACCGTCTCCAGGAGAGATCTCAGCAGGGTGACCGCTTCTCCACAGTAGAGTCCACTCACTGCCGCAAGCAACCACGACCGGTACGCATAAACCAAGGACAGACAGGAGGGATGCACATAAAGCAGGAGGCTGAAGATGAGTACAACTGCTACGATAATCTGGGGGACTGCCAAGATGATGCTGACCATACTGAGGGTGTGGAGAGTGAATCCAAGGGTGAAAGTTTTGACTCAGGGGTGAGCTCCTCCATTGGTACTGAGCCAGATGCTATGGAGCAGCAGCAGTACCTAACCAGCTTCAAAGGAGAGATGCAAGGTGAAGGTGGTCCAGTGCAAATAGAGGTCACTGACTCGTCTCCAGAGCAAGTGGCAGAGGATGGGGACACATCCCAGAGCACTAGTGACAGTAGCATGATGCACTCCCTGCCAAACTCAGTCATGTCCCAATCCCTGCCAAGTGCCCCACCCTACCTGCGCCCGGAATCTCAAACCAGCAATCTGAGGATGCCGCTGCCCGGCAATTCCCAAGTGATGAGCACTGCTGGAAGCACCTTCCTGCCCGCAATCTTCACTCCTCACTCACATCCGCCTAGCAACAGCAAGCCTTTCCTTTACCTTCCTGGCCAGCAGCAATCCCAGTTTGTGGCAGTACCGCCCCCTTCAATGCCATCATTCCCAAACCCAATGTCGGTACCGCAATCGACAACTCAGCAGCAACAGGCTGCAGGAGGAATTGGTCAGGGGGAAAAGAAGCCCTATGAATGCACTCTGTGCAGTAAAACCTTTACTGCTAAGCAGAACTACGTCAAACACATGTTTGTCCATACTGGTAAGTCAAACTCTTTTTCTGAATTACACAGATTACAGTTAGTAAGCTTGTCAAATCAATGTTTCCCCCTTATATAATTCtgataaaataatatgtaatatCTCTAAATTTTgatgtaattgttttttgttgtttttttgttttgtttttttttacttatacaggGCTTTTTTTTTAGCACCATTTTAGAAACTGTACAAATGTATAAGCTATAGGGGAAGTCCCTTACCTCTTGTTTGGATTGAGAATGAAGAACTAGAACTTTCTCAGTTAAGTTCAGTTTATTAACAAAAGTTTGACAATACCAGAACCAACCATACATTCAGAGAGAAAATGTACAGATTGGACAAAGACTACTCTTTGTGAGCTGTATCTATAGTGGACTTTACACAGTGCATGCGTGACTTGAAGACATTCTCAGCTTGACCACTTGTGGTCAGATAGTGTAGGAATATCTTTCCAAATAGGCACATATACAGAACATGAGTTTCTAACAAACTCTTTGTGTGTCTCAGTGACTAATGGTCAAgacaggaaaccacatcagttgtATATAAATAACTGCATTGTGCCTCTTATCTTTGTCACCATATGTCTGTAGCTGCTGACATAGACATCCCTAGAATATATATATTCTAAAAAATGAGTGCCACTGAAACTCCCTATCAATATCAGAAATGCACTAACTGTGTTGTAAGGTTCTAATTAAGGATTTTAATTAATACAgtatttgaaaatgtaaaaaaaaatgtgtgatgaCACTCCTGTTAACATGTTTTAGGCAACATATCAAAATGCAGAGCTATGTCTCAAGTGATATTACTATTTCAAACTTGAATCCTGTGTCAAAAGATAATAGTGTGTCGACAACAGTTGTTTAAACATCCCACATTGCAATAAATGAATTAACTGTAGGgtaatgacagtgtttcctcatttttattaaaacatgaaaattttTAATATACAGTAATAAAATCTGGACATTTTGGAGTCTTATAACACCACTGTGAAGCTTAAGTGCAGCCTCATATATTGAGTATATTTCACCCACTGCATCGTTTACATGTCTTTAATGTAATAAACCAGCCCCCGTTTTTagcatttaattaaataatgaacttaaaaatgacattattaCGTGACTTGTGCCTTTGCCATTGTTTGTGTGTAATCTAATAGTAAAAGGCTCATGGAGCAGCATATTACAGTGTGACAGGCCATCACTCACTGAACAGCAAAAACCATCATCACCAaagaacaaaatagaaatcatATAATGATGATCACATAAATGCCTACTCAAGtagtcatttttattaatttaaaatcCATTGCTTGCCCAAAACTACCTTTTACATTATGGTGCTTTTTTTTATACTTGATTCCAGTACTTCTTCACACATGTGTGTCAAGCAGAGTGctgacattttcagtcactgatcaAGAGGAAATTCAATTACAGCTAATGACATATTACCTTTACTGAATCTTAAAAAATATTAATCAGAATCTGTGTGCATTGCAGAATGAAAGCTCTGCCTCTTTGACAGTACAATAAATctatttaattgtttttgtttcagtagaggaaaaaaatacatcAGGAATTATTAGCTACTTTGACAAATAGGTCCTTAATACATTTTTACATGACACCTCTATGAAGCAGAAATTAAATAAACGTGTAGGCACTGAAAGTAGCATAAAGCTTTTAGATTTTGTTCAAAAGACATGACATCACTTGCTCATGCAAAACAACCAGGGAAATCACAGTGTCAAGctatttcaggctccaggcttttccCTGAATTATGTGTGCCAATGACAAAGTAAAACCTTATATTACATGATAAACAGTCCTCTCAaaccatatttattttatttatatattaatgtaAATCCCTGCCTTACAAATATCCTGCCCTAATGAAGTTCCGCTGACCAACCAAGTAAATATAATACGGAGGTGTGACTGATCCCAGCTTCTTACtgtgaagcaaaaaaaaagtgataaaagtcTGATCAGCTTCATTAAATCAAAGCAGGTTACCATGCATCAATTCATCAAATTCAGCACCGTACTATAAGCACTCAGGACTTAATTAACTTGCATGGTGTTATCAGCCTCTTCCTGTACCTGTGAGTTTTATGGtaatatgttaatattttatAGTCAATACTGAAATTTAAACTGGTCTAATAAGCTGACAAAAATACTAAGCAGATGCACAAAATAACTTGCTCTTGGAATAGAAAACACTGTTTTTTCTAATGAAGCCTGATCGTTCTATGAAAGTAAAATCATCAAGTTGTCCtccattttcttattttttttaagtgaaaaattcAGTGTTTTCTAAGGCACACATTTTGGCatttcaaccaaaaaagaaaaaaaaaaaaatactcacatTACTTTAGCATACAGGACTTCCTGGATCCGGTGTCTTAACAAGATTATACAAGTTTAATAATTCTAGCCTGAGGTGGGTTCCTCTAATGGAGGAGTAACACTGCAGGCTTCAGGCTTTCAGTGTTACTGCGAAAGTTTTCAGTTAAACCTGTTACATTAGTCACGTAGTGCCAAATCCACTGGCAGTCTTCCAGTAACATCTAGCTTTAAAAAGTTGCCTTGATTCAAATATCAACGATATATTTTTTCATCGTTAATACAATTGAGACACCAACGTTCATAATAGCTGATTTACACACAGAAGGATGTTGACACTAAAATATGCATTTCACTTCTCATGGTATTTTAACCATGTGCATGGTAGTGCAACATTTAAAATCAAGGACTGCCGCACCACACTGGGATTGAGATTCTGTGAATGGACTTGTGACCATGGTTGCTCACTAGATAAAGGGATGAAACTAATTCAACTGTAGAAATGAAATGTATAAGAGAGGAAAGGTGCATTTTTTCTACTTTAATGATGCACatgggacacttttttttttcttctcaaagcTAAGGCATTTATTTCTGTTACTATTGAATATGGTTTTCATCTACTAAATTTCATTAGATGTTTAACTTTTGAAATAGTAAATTGTTATGAATCTGACCTAAACACCCATCAgagtttgttttttcttacagTTTTTAAATAATCTTGTCCTAATTGTCAAATTTTGTctcttctctctttctgtctttctttctgtctctctctcccttaaTGCCTTGTCCTGCTTTACATCCAGGTGAGAAGCCTCATCAGTGCAGCATCTGTTGGCGCTCGTTCTCCCTGAAGGATTATTTAATCAAACACATGGTGACACACACAGGGGTGCGAGCCTATCAGTGCAGCATCTGCAACAAGCGTTTTACCCAGAAGAGCTCTCTCAATGTCCACATGCGGCTGCACCGTGGAGAGAAGTCCTATGAGTGCTACATCTGCAAGAAGAAGTTCTCTCACAAAACCCTGCTGGAGAGGCACATGGCCCTGCACAGCGCAGGCGGCGCCATCATAGGGATGTCAGTGAACACCGGTACGGCAGGCCCAGTGTCCATTCCCATGCCTATGTCtgtccctgagcctggagctggagtgGTGGCCCTGGCCATGCCAGTGAGCGGAGGTGCTGGAGTAGGGGCCGGAGTTGGAACAGGAGTGGGTGTAGCTGCAGAAGCGAGCTGCCAAGAAGGGACCACCTACGTGTGCTCCGTCTGCCCTGCCAAGTTCGAGCAAATTGAGCACTTCAATGACCACATGCGAATGCATGTCTCCGATGGATAAGTACAAATAGATAAACTTCTTTCAAaaagaatgacaaataaaatggcactagattttccttttcttattttgaGGTATGAAGAGTAATGAGTATAGACACTGGCACATTAAGTTTCCCaaaaaagaaagttttttttctgttattctaaaagaaaaaaaaagatggtggCCTTAAGGCTTAGTAGTTTGATATTGATCTACTGGATGGATCCTAACTACAGGCCTCTAAATGTATGCTTTCCTAAAATACTGATTTATGTGTTGAACACTACCGAAAGGCCTACGaaagaaacacatacacacaaacacacctttagTGTAGATACGTTTGTGTATTTGCATGcgtctgtttgtttgtgcaaATGCGTATGCATGTGGTGTGTGcatgtggtgtgtatgtgtgtgtgtgtgtgagtgcgtgtgtgtgtgtgtgtatgtgtgtgtgcatgtgtgtgtctgtgtgtacatgagtgtgtgtatgtggtgtgtgtgtgtgtgtgcgtgtgcgtgtgtatgtgtgtgtgtgtgtgtgtgtgtgtgtgtgtgtgtgtgtgtgtgtacattgccATGATACATAAATCATGGCAGTTGTGAACCCATACTGACCAGTTTGGAAACTATAGATGTCCAAGCTTACTGTGGTATAAtttacaacaacaataacaaaaaaaaaaaaatcatctggggtGGGGCTACATATTCCCTCTAAAAAATACTGATGGTCACAAGATTGCCTtcttatgtaaaaataaaaagagagTAGTTAATTTGAcactgggttttatttatttctatggtATTAAGGGATTATAATGCAGCTGTTGTCAAGGTACCAACTTCAATCATTTTCTGAAATGTATCTTCCCGTCCGTGGTGACGGTAtcaaatatttctcttttgttttctaATCGTTGTCCATACATTTTAATGGGTAAGATTACGTTTACTAAATTAGGGTGTGTTGATGAGACAGTATTTGAGCaaaaatatgtttctttttttctgaagttTGGAGTTTAACTCATTTGCATACACTGCCACTAATATCTTTAAAGACTGTTAAGGCTAGTAGACCTCTTCCATttcaaaacataagaaaaaaagaaagattctTTTGCTGATGTTTTTTAGCCTTTTAAATTCACAGTTTTGGCAGGCTGGAATATGCGACTAAACTCTCTCCTTCATGATTGCTGCTCTTCAACTTGCACCTGACTGTTATGGgttgtagattaaaaaaaagaaaagaatttgTCATTGTCAATATTGTCGTTATGGAGTAACCTGGTTTTAATTTGATAATCTAATTATATAGTACATGAGGGAGTTTAGGCTACTTGTTGATTGGAACAGTGTTAAAGAGGGAGGACTTTAATTTGAATCAAATCTGAATTGGGAGTAAATACCATCCTGATCCGAGCATTGCTGTAGAACCTGTTCATTACTATTGCAAAGCTATTTTAGCAGGTGGGGGCTAATTGCATTGGCTTTGATGCATTGACTCTCCCTGAGGCATGCAATGTTTTGAAAGGAAATACATTCTCAAAGGAAAACAAGTAGCTCTGTTATACCACAAGTTGTAGAGGGACTTTCTAGACAGTAGTATACATTCCTAATTTTCTAAAACCTAGACACAGCATGTACAGAATAGATTTGGAAGTTAGTGTGCAGAAGTTGTCATCCATGCATCACATCACTTAAGGTTCATCTGTGATATTgaaatcattttgttttttgcttttcatccagaataggacacacacacacacacacacatacacacacacatgcaactgCCTGCAACTGCAATCTGAAGGATTTGCTCATTTATGTGAGCAAACACTTTCGTAGTTGTATTGTTAAAGAATTAACTAACTGCATACAGTGGTCTTAAAAGACCTgttgtagattaaaaaaaaaacaaaaagtgctaCTTTGCACATTTTCTTAAAATGCCTGTGCttaatatttaatcattttcCTTAAATGAACTTCTATGATTTTCTTTTATTCAatttcaaaggaaaaaaaaaaattttttttaaatcttgataAGTGGACTGCATTATTTTCTTGCATATATGTTGCACTGCTTAAACCAATAAGTGCACTACTGTTAACAGAGATATTATAGTTTTAgtaaagaggattttttttttcaatctaacATTTGGTTGTAGAGTTCACTTGTAATAGAATAgccttgtttcaatttattcaTTAAGTAATTCAGCAGTTCTTGGCTTTCTGTTATTGCTTGCAGTTACCTACAGTATATACTTGTGTCGTGTTAATGCAagcagttatttttatttaaatctgTACCATTATGTGTGCTCATCGATGTTTAAACCTTTGAATCAATTGTTTTATGGAGTCAGTTCCCTATAACAGTTATTGGATTGCATATTTTAGAAACAGAATTTTCCTTTTCTTTGAGAACATCCAAGCCAAACAACAGTAACAgcgaaaaacaataataataaactccCATCCAACTCAGTTGGTGGAGGGATAATAATagctattattatattaataataatacatttatagtgtgtgtgtgtgtaacataaATGATTTGTGTGTCCTAGAACAACTTTCTGTGGGATTAAGGGTGTCGCAAGGTGATGGAATGCAGCTTCTTTGATAGAGTATCTGTCACTTGTACACAGTTGTGTCCTTTCCttagtgtttgtatgtctgtgagtgtctgtgtgtggtttAGAGCCTAATCAAACTGTTGATAAGTGATATATCTGAACTGTAGGGCTTCCTTTGCAATATGCAGCGCAGGTACTATGAGAAGCAGCTCTCCAAACCTTTTGGGCTAATAAGGCACCTGTAACAGTTGTTCAGATGTCAAGCATTGTTGACTTCACTGATCCAGTTTGGAGAAGTTATGTCAAGGAGTTTGATGCTAAATTTGAATTGCTACTAGATTTCAGATCCCTGTGCAGTCAGTTGAAATGAAGTCAAGTAATGTACAATGTTTTAGATGATTTGGAGAAATTCCGCTCTCTGGTTTCTCCTCACCCGGACAAGAAAATATAGAACTGTACTGAAAAAGTGTGAGGTTAGTCCTCACTAAAAGTAGCACATTATTTAACATTTGATTGGGCCTGTCTCCTATGGTGTGCATATAAGCCTAAACTGTATGGTTCCTGTTTGTAGCTGTTGTTGCCAGGATGGCAATATTGCTGCATGCTAGTGCTATATTTGTCTCTACACAGCACGTGGAGGTAATCTCTTGCCTTAACAGACAATGCACTAAATAGAATATGTAAGCAACTGCCGAGATCTCTTTCCAACAGTATTGCCACATGTGCGGCACACAGCTCATGATGTTGGTGTTTGTTGTCTGTTCAGTACCAAGTGAAACACTGCCAAACTAACATCATCACTTCTTTAAACGCAAAGGCAGAGACATGAATTGAA
The Sphaeramia orbicularis chromosome 14, fSphaOr1.1, whole genome shotgun sequence DNA segment above includes these coding regions:
- the zbtb20 gene encoding zinc finger and BTB domain-containing protein 20, translated to MTERIHNINLHNFSNSVLETLNEQRNRGHFCDVTVRIHGSMLRAHRCVLAAGSPFFQDKLLLGYSDIEIPSVVSVQSIQKLIDFMYSGILRVSQSEALQILTAASILQIKTVIDECTRIVSQNVGLAGPGGFPGIPGDSGQDTPRGTPESGTSGPSSDAESGYMQPTTQQSVERTYTSLYTYPGLSLPNGTRERPLYISPLSTNYDPALSTQKDQQSQDPPWINRLQERSQQGDRFSTVESTHCRKQPRPVRINQGQTGGMHIKQEAEDEYNCYDNLGDCQDDADHTEGVESESKGESFDSGVSSSIGTEPDAMEQQQYLTSFKGEMQGEGGPVQIEVTDSSPEQVAEDGDTSQSTSDSSMMHSLPNSVMSQSLPSAPPYLRPESQTSNLRMPLPGNSQVMSTAGSTFLPAIFTPHSHPPSNSKPFLYLPGQQQSQFVAVPPPSMPSFPNPMSVPQSTTQQQQAAGGIGQGEKKPYECTLCSKTFTAKQNYVKHMFVHTGEKPHQCSICWRSFSLKDYLIKHMVTHTGVRAYQCSICNKRFTQKSSLNVHMRLHRGEKSYECYICKKKFSHKTLLERHMALHSAGGAIIGMSVNTGTAGPVSIPMPMSVPEPGAGVVALAMPVSGGAGVGAGVGTGVGVAAEASCQEGTTYVCSVCPAKFEQIEHFNDHMRMHVSDG